The Phaseolus vulgaris cultivar G19833 chromosome 5, P. vulgaris v2.0, whole genome shotgun sequence genomic interval cgtaaaaaataaattaaaataggataaaatgataactaaatcctaatttttaaaatttttacttAACTTATCTTGAATAAGTTTAAATTATACTTTACATTGCTCAAATTCAAGTCAGAATCTTAGATTTCAGAAAACATTTAATTTCAACAAtcatttttgaattatatatttataataagtttgtttAATTGAATGGtcatttcatattattttacatttatattattcattttGAAACGTGTACGATAACATTGTTTCAATTTCGTATTTCTTTAACtctacattttaaaatacacaatttaactctacattttaaaattaattgtattGTCAAATATTTGTCAAATCAAATTCGAATCCGAAGAGTCATCTCAagtatatacacatatatatttaaattatgtcaTGATCACTAAATTCCAAAAGTACAATAAATTTGTGTCATAATGAATAAATTTGCGTCATGATCACAAAATGTAATGTTTACACTTTCATCTTTGCAGTATCACTGATCACGgtctctcttttttcttatgTGATTGTCTTTTTTGAAAAGCtaaaatataatagaaacattttaaaaaattaaaaatttgtattaCTCAGATgattttaactttatttaaatttttatatatattgaaaattgTTATGTTCATAATctatataacataatttattaaagttttaaaattatcttagtgagtattttaagaaaaaaaattgtaaacatATTCATGAGTGGAATGGCTtaaacagaaagaaaaaaagtgcATGAATGTATAATTTTGTTAGAATTTGAAAGTCAAGAAAATGAACAATAGTAAAAGGATTAGAGTTTAGACTGAAACAACCTGTGATAAAACTAAACCAGGTTCTTTAATCTTTAACATGAACAATGGTTTGTtacaagaaaaagaagaaaaagtgtCCTAAAGAAAACACTCTGTTACTAGCATCagcaaaacaaatttaaaagtaatCACTTCAATTCATTGTCTTCTTCATTATTCATCTTGATTCTCTGCAGGACTACATAACCTTGTCAAAAAAGTAGTAATCTTGAGTTTTTGGGTTGGATGACCACTGTTTTCCAACACCACTAACACTGTTTCTGGCTGCCATAATTTCATTGATTGAAAGCCTTTTTCTTAGTTCAGGTCTTTGCTTTGGAGCACTGTGAGACCTTAGTTTGGCCTTAGAAGAGTGAGTATTGGCCATGTAGTTGGGAAAATTGGAGCAAGGCCTGAAGGTATCCCCACAAACACTCTTCAGAGGAGTAGCTGGTATCATACATTTTGGTAAACGAGGTGTGTTGTGTGCTGTGGTGAACTTGTTGTCTTCATCAAGATTGAAGAACCATTCAAACTCTTGAGGGTGCTGTTTTTGATGAAGTGAGATTCTACCTTGAACTGGACATGGAAGAGAAGATGACATTGCTTGATACTCTCCACATTCAGACATTGCAGTGTTGATGCTCCTGCATCTTGAATGGGCCATGCGAGTATCAACCTCAACAACTTTTGAGCTCTCATCAAATCCATTCCAGGGCTCCTTAGAGTATATGGTTGCCCTTCTATTGCCACATTGATAATTTCTTGTTTCATCAAACAGTTGCTGCTACAAGAGAAAAAATTAGAACAAAAAATATGACTAATGTTGAAGGAAAAAAGATTGAACAGTGACCAATTTTTTACCACATATTTTCTGGAAGGAGATTCTGGATGAAATCTATTCTCCTTGTCCATGGAACGACGAGCTCGAACTGATCGAGCAACAGCTTGAGATCTTATCATTGCTTGAACACTGTGAAGAGTTGCAGCAACCCTTTTTCTAACTAGATACCCTCTAACAAGAGCCTGTATCTTAACCAATCCTTTGAGTGCTCTGAGAGCTTTTCGCGCCTGAATGCAACACATTGTTAAAAGTTGAATCAAagatttaaatagttaaacttattTGGAGAGAATCCACCccatgaatgaaaaaaaatcactGTTTCATCAATAAGCTAAAAGAGAGTATGTTGGAATAAGAATGCAATTCAGCAAACATGTGTAAACCAAGCAAAAAATGAAGAACTAAAAGCAATTATATTTGAAGTTCATTGGAAGACAAAGTAGTGTCACCTACCAAATAACCTCTGAAAAAGGATTGAATTGACACAGCAGCCCAGCACTCCTTGCTTCCAATTAGCAAGGTGTCTCTGCCACACCTTCTTGATTTCTCAACTTGTTTCTTCTTCACACCCTCTTTTTTGGCAACATAGAATCTGTGTCCAGTATGATCAAGGGTGGATGGTGTAATGTGACTCTCTCCATCCTTCTGTGAttgtttcttttctctcttGTCAGGGGCCAGTGAGCTCGAATAGCCACAGTAgtctctctctttctttattCCCAGCAACCCCTTCAACCATCTAGTAGCTTTGCCCATGATTTCCCTCTCTCACTTGCAATCTGGAGGGTGAAGTCAAATTTAAACTCAGATATGAACCAAGTGAAGTGAATTTCCCTCTGGGTGTATAGAGAAGGAGGGTGTATAGTGGGTGAACAAGTGTAGTAAGGAAATGAATACAAGTGGTGCTCAATGCAATGTGACACCAGCAACTGGTGCAATTGGaagtcaaaaaataaaatagtgatATAGCAAAAGGGTAGAATTCAGTGCAAGGAAAGGTCTAAAAAAATCTATCAGAATGTATGACACAGGTTGCAAACAGGGAAGTGATGAGAAGAGAACAAGTTTTGGAAGGAAGGAATAGATTAATAATACTATATCATATTAACAAACATCAAAGCTTTTTAAATGAAAGGATAAGTATGTATATGGTTTTGAAGACAAACCTCTGACACAAATGAAGATGAGAGACAAGAATTAGAGACAAAGAAAGAAAGGTTAAATTCCACACAAGAAAGTAATAATAATCACTGGAAAAAGCTTAACAATGTGTTGAAttcaaaagagagaaagagcGTCTAATTTTCAGTCACTCACTCCAATAATGGTCTCTGTTAACCTACAAAAGACACTGTCAATTAATTCTGAGTTTCCCACTGGCTTGTATTTTTCTACTACTGAAAAGGCCTTCTAGctcttttcttctctctctcaaTTACTGCAGCAACAACGTGTACTACTAAAGATAAAAGATACCACTGACAAACTCATGATGGTTTCTGGTTCAAACCCTTCAACGCTGGGTTACCCTCTTTTGCTGTACTAAACATCAGCATAGCCATTAAAAGGGCACTTATATCATCTTTTTGGTCCCAGGTAATGGGTCAAAATGAGTTTCTGATCTCAGTTTCTTTCTTGGAATGGAAAAAAGATCTTTCAGTTCCATGCAGTATCTTTCAACAGTGATTACAGAAAACTTTCTTGCATCCTTACCTTCCCTGCTGAAGTTtcttctgctacaaaatctgaAACTACACTTGAGTGAAAAGGGTATTTCTAAAAAGAGTGATGAATGGAAGTGTCAATGGAATTTTCATATCCAATGCAATCAATTCTAGATTCTTTCTCCCCTTCACATTTCCAAAGCTTTTGATATTTGACTCTCTTGGggtaaacaaaattaatagCACCTTATTAATCATGTTTGATTTGGGTTGTTGGATTTGTttacaatttttgttttttttcttcaaatattGAATCAATATCTTGGGGGTTTTGATATTTGTCCGATTTTATGGGGGATGTTTTGATattacttgattttttttttactcaacatttgttggtttatttatttatatatattatattaaatatagattttaaaaaatagaaaatataaagtatgaattgtataatgatcttgtttaggaatgaaaacaaaaatcacACTGCATATTTGAGcatagaattataaaaatatatatatatatatataaataatgaaatttcaatagaaaaaaaaattgtattttttttcaatgaatactgttatttttttgaaagcgaatatcaattttaaattttaaatgtgtAATAGTTTGTTGTTGAACGGTTTATTAGTTGTGAAAaagtaagtaattttttttttcatatcttcattatcttaaaattataaattatagtttttatctttttttattatttagtttactttatatttttattatttgtatatagtagatatttaagtaaaatttcataaatatctcctcaatgtaatttatttttataaaattagtaaaaaaaattggttttattAATATGAATAGTTAAATTGCATGATTTTTACTTAGAGAATTTGGATATATAGTATTAATATATCtcaataatatgaataaatgataaattgtaggtaaattaatatttaaaattaaataaaatagtattattcacatatttatattaagagggtagatttataatttattttaataaatacgaaTATATTATATCcacatataaaaatattcctttttataaataaattttaaaaatgatattatagtttaaattgattttgaaaactgtttttccaaaacaaaattatataaattatttagctTTTCTTCCACCAACTGAAAATCTTTGGCTCGCCAAACaactttatgtttttcttttttcactctcattatgtatttttgttattttttatttatttcacgttgtaactcaaatttattttaattatgaaaatcaaataaatcataattcttagcattctattttttttaatcttaaaaaaatatggaaataagaaaataataaataaaatttgtaaattttttaaattaaaagaattatgaatgatatattttttataatttgattatttctataattcaattaatgaaggtattataattttattttttttcaataatatgcAGAAAAACATTCtaaatatctatttttaattttatttggtattccatttaaaaagtaatttaatatttttttctgaaaaatatatatataaatatatacatatgcGCACAGGTGCAACAACACCAACACTTGTGTTTACGCTAATtattaataactttaattataaattaacattaatatGTCATTAATCTTAAAATCTTCTATTCTTTATtctctattttataaattaaaaatgattaatgatcttttcaaaataaaatcacAATAATAAGTATAAGTTTTTCTTATTGTACTAAAGTTGAGATATATCAACGCACCGTTTATCCTATAAAAGATATTACAGATATTATAAACATAACTTACAAAAtgatgttaaaaatataatttttattaatattttcataGTGTTATATGTAGGTATATAATAaacttgttatttttataataattaaaattaattaatgtttaaatTCGTATACACCtatgtatatttattaaataggaataataatatattcaccattaattattaataaaattttaaatcctTTTTTGGATCCCCACAccccaaaaaataaaattaaaaaactaatgattcaaaaaaagaagaaagaaaaactcttaaacttattattacaaagtggactttaagcctaactcaactccataaaattggatcatagggttgaggtttgctcccacttatatacaatgaaagactctaatctctagttggGATTCCAACACTAATGTTTGAGAGGTAAAAGTAAGTAACTATGaatcaatcttttaaaaaaatcatcataatctaaaataagttattgaaatgaaattatattattttatatcttaGCACCAATTAAGATAACCTTTCAAATGTTAGTATTTGACTGTATTCTCCATCCATTATTCACACACCAAAATGTCCCCACATGTGTCATTTGTTAGGTTAGTTGAGTTTTGTCAGAAGTGAAAGTACCTCTGCTTGTGTTCAGTTAAGAACAAAAGTTATCTATGTTTTATGTACCCAAAAAAAGAAAGTCAAAATATTTCTCTACTATTTTCTTTAAAACACCatttataaaagtttgttaattagataaatatgtttatagatttaaaaaaattaattgaaaaaatagagtaaataactttttttgaaagaatttaattttagaaGATGATTTGTAATATATCAAATTTGCTTTCttataattaattcaattttttgtttttcattaacCAACTGTcctataatttgaaatattacaCACAGATGTTTTGATGTACCATTGAGTTTATTGCCATTTATTGGGTATGAGttgttcaattttttataaattatttgtacCTACCTCAAGTCATAGATAATATTATTAAGGTTACTTACAATTACTACactaaaaaatcataaaataaaaattaattttaaaaattaaaaataattaattattatattaactaaattagagattattttaaagattaaaaaaactattaatttataaattcgtttttattattgataaatagtttctaaattggtatctaattagctaccaaaatttttgctaccaaatttgaaatctaaataattggtaggtaaaaccttggtagctaaataaataacaatttagaaactatttattaataataaaaactaatttagaaatcaataatttttttaatctttaaaatgatatttaatttagtcactatatcgactaattattttttgtctataaaattaatttttatttaataattttcttgttatatttgaagtattatttattttagaagttAATACTCCATACTTCAGGATATATTAACGAGTTGGAAGACGAATAATGATTaactttatattaattttggataaaaaatatttcatagtcTTTTTTAGTTGAGattataagtattttaaaaaaattaagataattttGTTTGAACATAATAGAGTTTCATGCTGCTA includes:
- the LOC137834543 gene encoding protein IQ-domain 26-like isoform X2, which produces MGKATRWLKGLLGIKKERDYCGYSSSLAPDKREKKQSQKDGESHITPSTLDHTGHRFYVAKKEGVKKKQVEKSRRCGRDTLLIGSKECWAAVSIQSFFRGYLARKALRALKGLVKIQALVRGYLVRKRVAATLHSVQAMIRSQAVARSVRARRSMDKENRFHPESPSRKYVQLFDETRNYQCGNRRATIYSKEPWNGFDESSKVVEVDTRMAHSRCRSINTAMSECGEYQAMSSSLPCPVQGRISLHQKQHPQEFEWFFNLDEDNKFTTAHNTPRLPKCMIPATPLKSVCGDTFRPCSNFPNYMANTHSSKAKLRSHSAPKQRPELRKRLSINEIMAARNSVSGVGKQWSSNPKTQDYYFFDKVM
- the LOC137834543 gene encoding protein IQ-domain 26-like isoform X1, translating into MGKATRWLKGLLGIKKERDYCGYSSSLAPDKREKKQSQKDGESHITPSTLDHTGHRFYVAKKEGVKKKQVEKSRRCGRDTLLIGSKECWAAVSIQSFFRGYLARKALRALKGLVKIQALVRGYLVRKRVAATLHSVQAMIRSQAVARSVRARRSMDKENRFHPESPSRKYVQQLFDETRNYQCGNRRATIYSKEPWNGFDESSKVVEVDTRMAHSRCRSINTAMSECGEYQAMSSSLPCPVQGRISLHQKQHPQEFEWFFNLDEDNKFTTAHNTPRLPKCMIPATPLKSVCGDTFRPCSNFPNYMANTHSSKAKLRSHSAPKQRPELRKRLSINEIMAARNSVSGVGKQWSSNPKTQDYYFFDKVM